A genomic region of Arachis hypogaea cultivar Tifrunner chromosome 5, arahy.Tifrunner.gnm2.J5K5, whole genome shotgun sequence contains the following coding sequences:
- the LOC140173239 gene encoding noroxomaritidine synthase-like, whose product MSRAAPSFARFSKLSETTHIAKRSVWKFQEWLHIGEVKKMTKACKVFDQFLYSCIAIKRQELNGCNKSSGDDLLSSMMMMGEEKGKMVHDDKFLRDATFNLFAAARDTITSVLT is encoded by the exons ATGTCAAGGGCGGCCCCGAGTTTCGCGAGATTTTCCAAGCTTTCGGAGACG ACACATATTGCCAAAAGAAGCGTTTGGAAGTTTCAAGAATGGCTTCACATTGGTGAGGTGAAGAAGATGACAAAAGCATGCAAAGTTTTCGACCAATTTCTATATTCGTGCATTGCAATAAAGCGCCAAGAATTAAATGGATGCAACAAAAGTAGTGGTGATGACTTGCTTAGTTCTATGATGATGATGGGTGAAGAAAAGGGCAAAATGGTCCATGATGATAAGTTTCTAAGAGATGCTACATTCAATCTttttgcagctgcaagagatacCATAACTTCGGTTCTTACATGA